From the genome of Vibrio navarrensis, one region includes:
- a CDS encoding tautomerase family protein, giving the protein MNVKATSAGVTKEQKHGNTKGCTQLMIDVFNKETVKTFVVMDEVHKDF; this is encoded by the coding sequence ATCAATGTTAAAGCCACCAGTGCCGGTGTGACAAAAGAACAGAAGCACGGGAATACTAAGGGCTGTACGCAATTGATGATCGACGTTTTTAATAAAGAAACCGTCAAAACTTTTGTGGTTATGGATGAGGTACACAAGGACTTTTGA
- a CDS encoding 6-phospho-beta-glucosidase, translating into MTKSVFPNDFLWGGAVAAHQVEGGWDQGGKGVSIVDVMTRGEHEVARKITDGVQAGEFYPNHQAVDFYHHYKQDIALFAEMGFKCFRTSIAWTRIFPNGDETEPNEAGLQFYDDLFDELLSHGIEPVITLSHFEMPLHLVKQYGSWLNRDLIDHFTKFAQVVMTRYKHKVKYWITFNEINNQRNWKLPIFGYCNSGMLYAEQDHPEQAMYQVLHHQFIASALVVKLGHEINPDFKIGSMIHMMPLYPATSRPEDVLLAQELMREKYLFSDVQVRGYYPSYLLKEWQRKGVQVEMLDDDEAILRAGCADYLAISYYMTNIVSAEPDPNSETTSLFENSRLNPHLPASDWGWQIDPDGLRYALSELYERYQKPIFIVENGLGAYDTVEEDGSINDDYRINYLAAHIKAVKQAIHYDGVEVMGYTPWGCIDCVSFTTGEYKKRYGFIYVDKHDDGSGTFARSKKKSFYWYQNVIATNGKEI; encoded by the coding sequence ATGACTAAGTCTGTTTTTCCTAACGATTTTTTGTGGGGCGGGGCGGTAGCCGCTCACCAAGTTGAGGGCGGTTGGGATCAAGGTGGTAAAGGCGTAAGCATCGTTGACGTGATGACTCGAGGGGAGCATGAGGTCGCACGCAAGATTACCGATGGTGTGCAGGCGGGAGAGTTTTACCCCAACCATCAAGCGGTGGACTTTTACCATCACTACAAACAAGACATTGCACTGTTTGCGGAAATGGGCTTTAAGTGTTTCCGCACGTCAATAGCGTGGACACGCATTTTCCCTAATGGCGATGAAACAGAGCCCAATGAAGCAGGCTTGCAGTTTTATGATGATCTGTTTGACGAACTGTTAAGTCATGGCATTGAGCCAGTCATTACGTTGTCACATTTTGAGATGCCGCTGCATCTGGTAAAGCAGTACGGCAGTTGGCTCAACCGCGATTTGATTGATCACTTCACCAAATTTGCGCAAGTGGTGATGACACGCTACAAACATAAGGTGAAATACTGGATCACCTTTAATGAAATCAATAACCAACGTAACTGGAAGCTACCGATCTTTGGTTATTGCAACTCAGGCATGCTTTACGCTGAGCAAGACCACCCAGAACAAGCCATGTACCAAGTGTTACATCACCAATTTATTGCCAGTGCGTTAGTGGTGAAACTGGGGCACGAGATCAATCCGGATTTTAAAATTGGCAGCATGATCCATATGATGCCGCTGTATCCTGCCACCTCACGTCCGGAAGATGTTTTGTTGGCACAAGAGTTGATGCGTGAGAAATATCTATTCAGTGACGTACAAGTTCGAGGCTATTATCCTAGCTATTTGCTTAAGGAGTGGCAGCGTAAAGGAGTTCAGGTTGAGATGCTGGATGATGATGAAGCCATTCTGCGAGCGGGTTGCGCTGATTATCTGGCAATCAGTTACTACATGACCAATATCGTCTCCGCAGAGCCTGATCCTAATAGTGAGACGACATCGCTGTTTGAAAACAGTCGACTTAATCCCCACCTTCCCGCTTCAGATTGGGGATGGCAGATTGATCCAGATGGCCTGCGTTATGCGCTTTCTGAGCTGTATGAGCGATACCAAAAGCCGATCTTTATCGTAGAGAATGGCTTGGGTGCGTACGATACTGTTGAAGAAGACGGTTCAATTAATGATGATTATCGCATTAACTACTTGGCGGCGCATATCAAAGCAGTAAAGCAAGCGATTCACTACGATGGGGTTGAGGTAATGGGCTACACCCCTTGGGGCTGTATCGACTGCGTTTCCTTTACCACTGGCGAATACAAAAAGCGTTATGGCTTCATCTATGTTGACAAACATGATGATGGAAGTGGTACATTTGCCCGTTCGAAGAAGAAGAGCTTCTACTGGTATCAAAATGTGATCGCCACCAACGGCAAAGAGATTTAA
- the katG gene encoding catalase/peroxidase HPI encodes MHNDQTGSSGQCPVMHGGATSAGISNMDWWPKALNLDILHQHDSKTNPLGADFNYREELKKLDVEALKRDLKALMTNSQEWWPADWGHYGGLMIRMAWHSAGTYRIADGRGGGGTGNQRFAPLNSWPDNANLDKARRLLWPIKQKYGNKISWADLMILAGNMAYESMGLKTFGFAFGREDIWHPEKDIYWGSEKEWLAKSGGENSRYSGQRDLENPLAAVMMGLIYVNPEGVDGNPDPLKTAQDMRVTFARMAMNDEETVALTAGGHTVGKAHGNGNAANLGPDPEGADLHEQGLGWNNHTSRGVGRNTVTSGIEGAWTTHPTKWDNGFFYLLFTYEWQLTKSPAGAWQWEPVNIKEEDKPVDVEDPSIRYNPMMTDADMALKMDPEYRKISERFYKDPAYFSEVFARAWFKLTHRDMGPKARYFGPDVPAEDLIWQDPVPAGRKDYDVNAVKAKIAASGLTISEMVSTAWDSARTFRGSDKRGGANGARIRLAPQKDWQGNEPARLGKVLAVLEKIAAESGISIADTIVLAGNVGIEQAAKAAGVNVTVPFAPGRGDATIEQTDVESFEVLEPLADGFRNWQKKHYVVTPEEMLLDKAQLLRLTAPEMTVLIGGMRVLGTNYAGSQHGVFTDRVGALTNDFFVNLTDMSYTWKPTGRNSYEIVERNSGKVKWTATRVDLVFGSNSILRAYAEVYAQDDNKEKFVKDFVAAWTKVMNADRFDLC; translated from the coding sequence ATGCATAACGATCAAACAGGTTCTAGTGGCCAATGCCCGGTGATGCACGGCGGTGCGACGTCAGCGGGTATATCGAATATGGACTGGTGGCCTAAGGCGCTAAACTTGGACATCCTTCATCAGCATGACAGCAAAACCAATCCACTCGGTGCTGATTTTAATTATCGTGAAGAGCTGAAAAAGCTTGATGTAGAAGCGCTTAAGCGCGATCTGAAAGCGTTAATGACCAATAGCCAAGAATGGTGGCCGGCCGACTGGGGACACTACGGCGGTTTGATGATTCGTATGGCATGGCACTCTGCGGGCACTTACCGTATTGCCGATGGTCGTGGCGGCGGCGGTACTGGCAACCAACGTTTTGCCCCACTGAACTCATGGCCCGATAACGCCAATTTGGATAAAGCGCGCCGTTTGCTGTGGCCTATCAAACAAAAGTACGGTAACAAAATCAGCTGGGCGGATTTGATGATCCTCGCGGGGAACATGGCTTATGAATCGATGGGCCTCAAAACCTTTGGTTTTGCCTTTGGCCGCGAAGACATCTGGCATCCAGAAAAAGACATTTACTGGGGTTCTGAAAAAGAGTGGCTTGCCAAATCCGGAGGTGAAAATAGCCGTTACTCTGGTCAGCGCGATCTCGAAAACCCACTTGCTGCCGTCATGATGGGGCTTATCTACGTCAACCCAGAAGGTGTGGATGGAAACCCAGATCCACTCAAAACTGCGCAAGACATGCGTGTCACTTTTGCTCGCATGGCAATGAATGATGAAGAGACCGTTGCTCTGACGGCTGGCGGTCATACCGTAGGTAAAGCGCACGGTAATGGTAACGCAGCCAACCTTGGCCCTGATCCTGAAGGTGCGGATCTGCATGAGCAAGGCTTGGGCTGGAATAATCATACCAGCCGAGGTGTTGGCCGAAATACGGTCACCAGCGGTATCGAAGGTGCGTGGACCACTCACCCAACTAAGTGGGATAACGGTTTCTTCTACCTACTCTTCACTTATGAATGGCAACTCACTAAGAGCCCTGCGGGCGCATGGCAATGGGAACCTGTAAACATTAAAGAGGAAGACAAACCTGTTGATGTGGAAGATCCAAGTATTCGCTATAACCCAATGATGACTGATGCCGACATGGCTCTGAAAATGGATCCTGAATATCGCAAGATTTCAGAGCGCTTCTACAAAGACCCAGCTTACTTCTCAGAAGTGTTTGCGCGAGCTTGGTTTAAGCTCACTCACCGCGATATGGGACCAAAAGCGCGCTACTTTGGCCCAGATGTTCCGGCAGAAGATTTGATCTGGCAAGACCCTGTTCCAGCAGGTCGTAAAGACTATGATGTCAATGCGGTGAAAGCAAAAATTGCGGCAAGCGGCCTAACCATCAGTGAAATGGTCAGCACCGCTTGGGATAGTGCTCGTACTTTCCGTGGTTCCGATAAACGTGGTGGTGCCAACGGGGCGCGTATTCGCCTCGCTCCACAAAAAGATTGGCAAGGCAACGAACCTGCGCGCCTTGGTAAAGTGCTGGCGGTATTAGAGAAAATTGCCGCTGAATCTGGCATCAGTATCGCCGATACGATTGTTCTAGCCGGTAACGTAGGTATCGAACAAGCGGCCAAAGCCGCGGGCGTGAATGTGACCGTACCGTTCGCACCGGGACGCGGCGATGCGACAATCGAACAAACCGATGTTGAGTCCTTTGAAGTGCTTGAGCCTCTCGCGGATGGCTTCCGTAACTGGCAGAAAAAGCATTATGTAGTCACACCGGAAGAAATGTTGCTCGACAAAGCGCAACTGCTGCGCCTCACCGCTCCAGAAATGACAGTGTTAATTGGTGGCATGCGTGTGCTTGGCACTAACTACGCTGGCAGCCAACACGGCGTGTTTACCGACCGCGTGGGTGCGTTGACCAACGACTTCTTCGTTAACCTCACCGACATGAGTTACACCTGGAAACCAACCGGTCGTAATTCTTACGAGATTGTTGAGCGTAACAGCGGCAAAGTGAAGTGGACAGCAACTCGAGTGGATCTGGTGTTTGGTTCTAACTCCATCCTACGTGCTTATGCGGAAGTGTACGCACAGGACGACAACAAAGAAAAATTCGTCAAAGACTTTGTTGCCGCATGGACCAAAGTAATGAACGCGGATCGATTTGATTTGTGCTAA